In Candidatus Polarisedimenticolaceae bacterium, a genomic segment contains:
- a CDS encoding proprotein convertase P-domain-containing protein, whose protein sequence is MTRLLRVRPSAALVLLALLTCGVTMTLAFKAPDKAGRFDSLVILDPSIPQYVTSKPIESLPATDAIRQRWEGFRASHAGDWRVALEDRTGAPLLVEGRGIAFVPGSGNALPPGQPLTVDALASKLQTFVGSNSSLLLTDSGDLRLNAAASGEIAKDVWLVVFDHVVAGVPVAGDRYQFAISHGNLVQFGASRWSKVTASPIPDVAPEAAFGHLLAYMGVRDGESYKVAEGAKLQYLPVRTVDQTAAYTGSVGNGYNAKLAWRVGVSVAGEPGTWVGLIDAHSGEILGFFDDDEYAQAKGGVFPVSNDGILPDGVEIPGYPMPFTNITIGASTTFASSSGSFACTPGGSSATTTLAGQYVKVADSCGAISKSVTCDNDLDMGGSAGTDCAVPAGGGGTGNTHSARSSFYHLNRIAEHGRSWLPGNAWLNSQLTDNVNLNQTCNAYWQPSTGTVNFFKSGGGCGNTGEIAGVFLHEWGHGLDQNDGGGTDNPGEAYGDITALMSTHVSCVGRGFYASPPSNCSGYGNACLNCTGIRDQDWNKRANHAPSTVSVFIPTCNSGSGPCGREVHCEGYLAGETLWDLANRDLPASGMDTATAWQLADKLWYKSRNGSGGNAYACSTATPQTNGCAANAWFSMLRVADDDDGNLANGTPHAAAIFAAFNRHTIACGLATDASNQNSSSCPALAAPALATTPGSSSAALTWNPVPNAVTYRVLRTDAGCDTASTTIATPATTNYTDSGLANGFTEYYHVQAMGSNPACEGVLSNCQAVTPQPFAGTIKLDASTYNCSATIHITVTDGNVAGATTSINIKSGTEPAGETVTLSQTGVATYTGSIVVTSAAPGSDGLLSVTSGDTITATYVDADDGQGGTNVPRTTTADADCNAPTISNVQSSNVTGQSARITWATNESSDSVVHYGLAPPPGSTSGNPAPVSAHQIDLLGLQECTPYVFSVSSTDGVGNAASDNNGGAYYGFTTLKNMQFNYPSPDTPKPIPDLTTTNSALVVADNRIIQDVNVKVNLNHTYDSDLAIKLIGPNNVVVNLSLNNGGPGDDYIDTVFDDQASTPIASGAPPFTGSFIPQQPLSVFNGLQGNGTWTLRVIDSVGGDSGTLNSWSLSLTYPNQPCGPHAIYNFNAPIADTCGSGGAGNDNLIWEAGETVQFRVNLMNDGTAPLTGVTATLVPTTPGVTMVNATASYPAIAVGASADSNAPHFTAKLATNLPCGSPVSFQVNIHANEGSWTGSFNHTVGAIVFAIDTALQEDFSGGIPATWTVVDGGTGGLAGANTWTTANPGARSPAPPISNPFAIVDSDKAGTGAIQDEQLITPAMDLTTATSAQLEFDQWFKWWSGGNAELGDVDVRSSLSGGNWVNVYRTPQNNVPAACDGTTCSTADHRVLDITAQAAGASSVQIRYHYYNGAYEWWWEVDNVKVTYTEPTGCTQTVCSAAPTSVKPVPDGSFGTSFKATRNDAAGTQIGVTWDVSTCVSTGYHILYGNLASVASLTPTGSACGIGVSGSYSWTGVPAGNLWYVIAADDGATNEGSWGLTSSGERGGGSASGQCSMATRDNSGSCP, encoded by the coding sequence ATGACTCGACTACTGCGGGTTCGACCGTCCGCGGCGCTCGTCCTGCTCGCGCTCTTGACCTGCGGCGTGACGATGACGCTCGCCTTCAAGGCGCCCGACAAGGCGGGCCGGTTCGATTCACTCGTCATCTTGGATCCGAGCATTCCTCAGTACGTCACCTCCAAGCCGATCGAGTCGCTCCCCGCGACCGACGCGATCCGCCAGAGATGGGAAGGCTTCCGTGCCTCCCATGCCGGTGACTGGCGCGTGGCTCTCGAGGATCGGACCGGTGCGCCGCTTCTCGTCGAGGGACGAGGGATCGCGTTCGTGCCCGGGTCCGGCAACGCTCTTCCGCCGGGACAGCCTTTGACCGTCGATGCGCTCGCGTCGAAGCTGCAAACGTTCGTCGGCAGCAACAGCTCGCTCCTCCTCACGGACAGCGGCGACCTCCGCCTGAACGCAGCCGCCTCCGGTGAGATCGCGAAGGACGTCTGGCTCGTGGTCTTCGACCACGTCGTCGCCGGCGTCCCGGTCGCGGGCGACCGCTATCAGTTCGCGATCAGCCACGGAAACCTCGTACAGTTCGGTGCGTCACGCTGGAGCAAGGTTACCGCGAGCCCGATCCCGGACGTCGCACCCGAGGCGGCGTTCGGTCACCTGCTCGCCTACATGGGCGTCCGCGACGGCGAGAGCTACAAGGTCGCCGAGGGCGCCAAGCTCCAGTATCTTCCCGTCCGCACCGTCGACCAGACCGCCGCGTACACCGGCAGCGTGGGGAACGGGTACAACGCCAAGCTCGCGTGGCGCGTCGGCGTCAGCGTCGCGGGCGAGCCTGGAACGTGGGTCGGTCTCATCGACGCTCACAGCGGCGAGATCCTCGGCTTCTTCGACGACGACGAGTACGCCCAGGCCAAGGGTGGCGTCTTTCCCGTGAGCAACGACGGCATCCTTCCCGACGGCGTCGAGATCCCCGGGTACCCAATGCCGTTCACGAACATCACGATCGGCGCGTCGACCACGTTCGCCAGCTCCAGCGGCAGCTTCGCGTGCACGCCGGGCGGGTCGTCCGCCACCACGACGCTCGCCGGCCAGTACGTCAAGGTCGCCGACTCCTGCGGCGCCATCTCGAAGTCGGTCACCTGCGACAACGACCTCGACATGGGCGGCAGCGCCGGCACGGACTGCGCGGTTCCGGCGGGCGGCGGCGGTACGGGCAACACGCACTCCGCGCGCAGCAGCTTCTACCACCTGAACCGAATCGCGGAGCACGGCCGCTCGTGGCTCCCCGGCAACGCATGGCTGAACTCCCAGCTCACCGACAACGTCAACCTGAACCAGACCTGCAACGCGTACTGGCAGCCGAGCACCGGTACCGTCAACTTCTTCAAGTCGGGCGGCGGCTGCGGCAACACCGGCGAGATCGCGGGCGTCTTCCTCCACGAGTGGGGCCACGGCCTCGATCAGAACGACGGCGGCGGCACCGACAACCCCGGCGAAGCGTACGGCGACATCACCGCCCTCATGTCGACCCACGTCTCCTGCGTCGGCCGCGGGTTCTACGCCAGCCCGCCGTCGAACTGCTCCGGCTACGGCAACGCGTGCCTCAACTGCACGGGGATCCGCGACCAGGACTGGAACAAACGAGCCAACCACGCGCCCTCGACCGTGAGCGTGTTCATCCCGACCTGCAACTCGGGCAGCGGCCCCTGCGGCAGGGAGGTCCACTGTGAAGGTTATCTCGCCGGCGAGACCCTCTGGGATCTCGCGAACCGCGATCTCCCTGCCTCGGGGATGGACACGGCGACGGCGTGGCAGCTCGCCGACAAGCTCTGGTACAAGTCTCGGAACGGCTCGGGCGGCAACGCGTACGCCTGCTCCACGGCGACGCCCCAGACGAACGGCTGTGCTGCGAACGCTTGGTTCTCCATGCTTCGCGTCGCGGACGACGACGACGGCAACCTTGCGAACGGCACCCCTCACGCCGCCGCGATCTTCGCCGCCTTCAACCGCCACACGATCGCGTGCGGTCTCGCCACCGACGCCTCGAACCAGAACTCGTCGTCGTGCCCGGCGCTCGCCGCTCCCGCCTTGGCGACGACCCCCGGCTCGTCGTCGGCGGCGTTGACATGGAATCCGGTGCCCAACGCCGTCACCTATCGCGTCCTTCGCACCGACGCCGGATGCGACACCGCCTCGACGACGATCGCCACCCCGGCCACGACGAACTACACCGACTCCGGCCTCGCGAACGGCTTTACCGAGTACTACCACGTGCAGGCGATGGGCTCGAACCCCGCGTGCGAGGGCGTTCTCTCGAACTGCCAGGCGGTGACGCCGCAGCCGTTCGCCGGCACCATCAAGCTCGACGCCTCGACGTACAACTGCTCGGCGACGATCCACATCACGGTCACCGACGGAAACGTCGCCGGCGCCACGACGAGCATCAACATCAAGTCGGGCACCGAGCCGGCCGGCGAGACGGTGACGCTGAGCCAGACCGGCGTGGCCACGTACACCGGCTCGATCGTGGTGACGAGCGCGGCGCCCGGATCCGACGGGCTCCTCTCCGTTACCAGTGGCGACACGATCACGGCGACCTACGTCGACGCCGACGACGGCCAGGGCGGGACGAACGTTCCCCGCACGACGACCGCCGATGCCGACTGCAACGCGCCGACCATCTCGAACGTCCAGTCGTCGAACGTGACCGGCCAGAGCGCGCGGATCACCTGGGCGACGAACGAGAGCTCGGACAGTGTGGTCCATTACGGGCTCGCACCACCGCCGGGATCGACCTCGGGCAACCCGGCGCCGGTCAGCGCGCACCAGATCGATCTCCTTGGACTCCAGGAGTGCACGCCGTACGTCTTCTCGGTCTCCTCGACCGACGGCGTCGGCAATGCCGCCAGCGACAACAACGGCGGCGCGTACTACGGCTTCACGACCCTCAAGAACATGCAATTCAACTACCCGTCCCCGGACACGCCGAAGCCGATCCCGGACCTCACGACGACCAACAGCGCCCTCGTGGTGGCCGATAACAGGATCATCCAGGACGTCAACGTCAAGGTGAACTTGAACCACACCTACGACTCCGACCTCGCGATCAAGCTGATCGGACCGAACAACGTCGTCGTGAACCTGTCGCTCAACAACGGTGGACCCGGCGATGACTACATCGACACGGTCTTCGACGACCAGGCATCGACGCCGATCGCGAGCGGCGCGCCGCCGTTCACCGGCTCGTTCATTCCGCAGCAACCGCTCTCGGTCTTCAACGGGCTCCAAGGGAACGGCACCTGGACTCTGCGCGTCATCGACAGCGTCGGCGGAGACTCGGGCACCCTGAACAGCTGGAGCCTCTCGCTGACCTACCCGAACCAGCCGTGCGGGCCTCACGCTATCTACAACTTCAATGCGCCGATCGCCGACACCTGCGGGAGCGGCGGCGCTGGGAACGACAACCTGATCTGGGAAGCAGGCGAGACCGTGCAGTTCAGGGTCAACCTGATGAACGACGGCACGGCGCCGCTGACCGGCGTCACCGCAACGCTCGTCCCGACGACACCGGGGGTCACGATGGTCAACGCCACCGCGAGCTATCCGGCGATCGCGGTCGGCGCTTCGGCCGATTCCAACGCCCCGCACTTCACTGCCAAGCTCGCGACGAACCTGCCGTGCGGCTCCCCCGTCTCGTTCCAGGTCAACATCCACGCAAACGAGGGGTCCTGGACCGGCAGCTTCAACCACACGGTCGGAGCGATCGTCTTCGCCATCGACACCGCGCTGCAGGAGGACTTCTCGGGCGGCATCCCGGCGACCTGGACCGTCGTCGACGGCGGTACGGGTGGCCTGGCCGGCGCCAACACGTGGACGACGGCCAATCCCGGAGCCCGCTCGCCGGCGCCTCCGATCTCGAATCCGTTCGCCATCGTCGACAGCGACAAAGCCGGAACCGGCGCGATTCAGGACGAGCAGCTCATCACCCCGGCGATGGACCTCACGACCGCGACCTCGGCGCAGCTCGAGTTCGACCAGTGGTTCAAGTGGTGGAGCGGCGGCAACGCGGAGCTCGGAGACGTCGACGTGAGGTCGTCTCTCAGCGGCGGCAACTGGGTGAACGTCTACAGAACCCCGCAGAACAACGTGCCGGCGGCGTGCGACGGCACGACGTGCTCGACTGCCGACCATCGCGTCCTCGACATCACCGCGCAAGCGGCCGGAGCGTCGAGCGTCCAGATCCGCTACCACTACTACAACGGGGCGTACGAATGGTGGTGGGAGGTCGACAACGTCAAGGTGACCTACACCGAACCGACCGGGTGCACCCAGACGGTCTGCTCTGCGGCGCCGACCTCGGTCAAGCCGGTTCCCGACGGCTCGTTCGGAACGTCGTTCAAGGCGACGCGGAACGACGCGGCGGGGACGCAGATCGGCGTCACGTGGGACGTCTCGACCTGCGTCTCGACCGGTTACCACATCCTGTACGGCAATCTGGCGAGCGTGGCGTCGCTCACCCCCACGGGATCGGCGTGCGGGATCGGCGTTTCCGGGAGCTATAGCTGGACCGGCGTCCCGGCCGGCAATCTCTGGTACGTGATCGCCGCCGACGACGGCGCGACGAACGAAGGAAGCTGGGGTCTGACGTCGAGCGGTGAGCGCGGCGGCGGCTCGGCTTCGGGTCAGTGCAGCATGGCCACGAGAGACAACTCGGGCAGCTGCCCGTAA
- a CDS encoding FAD-dependent oxidoreductase gives MRVIIVGSGIFGITTSLALRARGHVVTLLDAGIAPREEAASTDISKIVRMDYGADAFYTELMERAILEWRRWNARWPRPLFHETGFLLLSRTILETGTFEGDSLALLTSRGHDVTRLTRRTLRERFPAWDRSGYVDGYFNPSAGWVESGAVVACLMAEAREAGVVVRNGTSVRGLEAQDADATVVAAGAWTTDLLPHLSEALWPVAQPVFHLKPPDPERWRADRFPVWAADIARTGWYGFPANADGIVKIANHGPGRRVEPDAPRVTLPSEEAALRRFLEESLPELAELPLRASKTCLYSDSFDGDFWIGADPDRPGLVVAAGDSGHGFKFAPVLGAIVADAVEGRANDALRRFGWRTPSLRKTEDARFGMS, from the coding sequence GTGCGCGTCATCATCGTGGGTTCCGGGATCTTCGGCATCACGACGTCGCTCGCGCTGCGCGCGCGGGGACACGTCGTGACGTTGCTCGATGCGGGGATTGCACCGCGCGAAGAAGCGGCGTCGACCGACATCAGCAAGATCGTGCGCATGGACTACGGCGCCGACGCCTTCTATACGGAATTGATGGAACGAGCGATCCTGGAGTGGCGTCGATGGAACGCACGCTGGCCGCGCCCGCTCTTTCATGAGACCGGGTTCCTCTTGCTCTCGCGCACGATCCTGGAAACGGGCACATTCGAAGGCGACAGTCTCGCGCTCTTGACGAGCCGCGGTCACGACGTCACGCGTCTAACGCGGAGAACTCTCCGCGAGCGCTTTCCCGCGTGGGATCGCTCGGGTTACGTCGACGGCTATTTCAATCCTTCGGCGGGGTGGGTCGAAAGCGGTGCCGTCGTCGCGTGCCTCATGGCGGAGGCACGTGAGGCCGGAGTGGTCGTTCGCAATGGCACCTCTGTGCGTGGTCTCGAAGCTCAGGACGCGGACGCCACCGTGGTCGCTGCGGGAGCGTGGACGACCGATCTCCTCCCTCACCTCTCGGAGGCGTTGTGGCCGGTGGCGCAGCCGGTCTTTCACTTGAAGCCGCCGGATCCCGAGCGCTGGCGCGCGGACCGCTTCCCGGTCTGGGCGGCCGACATTGCGCGGACCGGCTGGTACGGCTTCCCCGCTAACGCGGACGGGATCGTGAAGATCGCGAACCACGGACCCGGGAGGCGCGTCGAGCCCGACGCACCCCGCGTGACGTTGCCCTCGGAGGAAGCGGCGCTCAGGCGCTTCCTCGAGGAGAGTCTCCCCGAGCTCGCCGAATTGCCCCTCCGCGCGTCGAAGACGTGCCTCTACTCCGACTCGTTCGACGGCGACTTCTGGATCGGCGCGGATCCCGATCGCCCCGGCCTCGTCGTCGCCGCGGGCGACTCGGGGCACGGCTTCAAGTTCGCGCCGGTCCTGGGCGCCATCGTCGCCGACGCGGTCGAGGGCCGCGCGAACGACGCCCTTCGCCGCTTCGGCTGGCGCACGCCGAGCCTCCGCAAGACGGAGGACGCGCGCTTCGGGATGTCATGA
- the pepF gene encoding oligoendopeptidase F: protein MTRRMLGLSLVLALTAPVAFAADEAGRPVDPKYTWNLTDLYPNQEAWAAAKNATVADLPKIEMCKGHLGDSAKALADCLDLISDVGKRLSKVGVYASMSFDLDTRVSSMQQMNDQARLAGTAFAAATSWVNPELQAVGADKIRGFVASESRLAVYKQPLEDVLRRAAHTLDPESERILAESRIVQGTGQSIRDVFVNADFPYPTVTLSTGEKVRLDAQGYTKYRAVANRADRLAVFQAFWSTYGDYTRTLGTALGAGVQAHEFSRKMHKYDSSLEEALFNDNVPTAVYNELIKDLHANLGTLHRYLKLRQRMMGLDKLGYEDLYAPIVGKVDRRFTPEEAMAATLDAVAMLGPDYQNALRQGFASRWIDWFPRPGKRSGAYSTGTYGTHPFQLQNFTGLYDEVSTLAHESGHSMHTYLADKAQPYATHDYPIFIAEVASTLNENLLVHSMIAKAKTDDERLSLLGSYLDSLRTTLFRQGLLAEFELRVHEMVAKGEPLTGDNVSELYLKLLREYYGHDQGVCEVKDTYKAEWAYIPHMYYDFYVYQYATSMIASAKLADGIRAEAAAKPASTAKRDAYLGMLSSGSSKYAYDMLKDAGVDMATPEPFAAAMREMNKTIDAMEEILNKKGTAGKK, encoded by the coding sequence ATGACGCGTCGAATGCTCGGACTCTCGCTCGTACTGGCGCTCACCGCCCCCGTGGCATTCGCCGCCGACGAGGCCGGGAGGCCGGTCGATCCCAAGTACACGTGGAACCTGACCGACCTGTACCCGAACCAGGAGGCGTGGGCCGCGGCGAAGAACGCCACCGTCGCCGATCTGCCGAAGATCGAGATGTGCAAGGGCCACCTCGGCGACTCCGCGAAAGCGTTGGCCGATTGTCTCGACCTGATCTCCGACGTCGGCAAGCGCCTTTCCAAGGTCGGCGTCTACGCGAGCATGTCGTTCGACCTCGACACTCGGGTCTCGAGCATGCAGCAGATGAACGACCAGGCGCGCCTCGCCGGTACGGCGTTCGCCGCGGCGACCTCCTGGGTCAATCCGGAGCTTCAGGCCGTGGGCGCCGACAAGATCCGCGGCTTCGTCGCCTCCGAGTCCCGCCTCGCCGTCTACAAGCAGCCGCTCGAAGACGTGTTGCGGCGGGCGGCGCACACGCTCGACCCCGAGTCCGAGCGCATCCTCGCCGAATCGAGGATCGTCCAGGGAACAGGCCAGTCGATCCGCGATGTCTTCGTCAACGCCGACTTCCCGTACCCCACCGTCACGCTCTCGACCGGTGAGAAGGTCCGCCTCGACGCCCAGGGTTACACGAAGTACCGCGCCGTCGCGAACCGTGCCGACCGACTCGCGGTCTTCCAGGCATTCTGGAGCACCTATGGCGACTACACGCGCACGCTCGGCACCGCGCTGGGCGCCGGCGTCCAGGCCCACGAGTTCTCGCGCAAGATGCACAAGTACGACTCGTCGCTCGAAGAGGCCCTGTTCAACGACAACGTCCCGACGGCCGTCTACAACGAGCTGATCAAGGACCTCCACGCCAACCTCGGCACGCTCCACCGCTACCTGAAGCTCCGCCAGCGGATGATGGGTCTAGACAAGCTCGGCTACGAGGACCTCTACGCGCCGATCGTCGGCAAGGTCGACCGCCGCTTCACCCCAGAAGAGGCGATGGCCGCCACGCTCGACGCCGTCGCGATGCTCGGCCCCGACTATCAGAACGCGCTGCGCCAGGGCTTCGCGAGCCGCTGGATCGACTGGTTCCCGCGCCCCGGCAAGCGCTCGGGCGCGTACAGCACCGGCACCTACGGCACGCATCCGTTCCAGCTCCAGAACTTCACCGGCCTCTACGACGAGGTCTCGACCCTTGCCCACGAATCCGGCCACTCGATGCACACCTACCTGGCTGACAAGGCGCAGCCCTACGCGACGCACGACTACCCGATCTTCATCGCGGAAGTCGCCTCGACGCTGAACGAGAACCTCCTCGTCCACTCGATGATCGCGAAGGCGAAGACCGACGACGAGCGCCTCTCGTTGCTGGGCAGCTACCTCGATAGCCTCCGCACGACCCTCTTCCGCCAGGGCCTCCTCGCCGAGTTCGAGCTGCGCGTCCACGAGATGGTCGCCAAGGGCGAGCCCCTGACCGGCGACAACGTGTCGGAGCTGTACCTCAAGCTCCTGCGCGAGTACTACGGCCACGACCAGGGCGTGTGCGAGGTGAAGGACACCTACAAGGCCGAGTGGGCCTACATCCCGCACATGTACTACGACTTCTACGTCTACCAGTACGCGACCAGCATGATCGCCTCGGCCAAGCTCGCCGATGGCATCCGCGCCGAGGCCGCCGCCAAGCCGGCCTCGACCGCCAAGCGCGACGCCTACCTCGGCATGCTCTCCTCCGGCTCGTCCAAGTACGCCTACGACATGCTCAAGGACGCCGGCGTCGACATGGCGACACCCGAGCCGTTCGCGGCCGCGATGCGCGAGATGAACAAGACGATCGACGCGATGGAAGAGATCCTGAACAAGAAGGGGACGGCGGGGAAGAAGTAG